A portion of the Nomia melanderi isolate GNS246 chromosome 2, iyNomMela1, whole genome shotgun sequence genome contains these proteins:
- the LOC116425356 gene encoding C1GALT1-specific chaperone 1 — MYRNCFKLRSTFFMGFGIGFICTLFVFISHDLFSIISTCESTLQSSSIGRKSTLLKWLTDTWNSEEIIIQAWKNETFGGKHTYNMWLKNKNVRINNIDMDSYLYGHKKQEKLESDWLSSNVQITCVVFVKKMKLANSIWNTWGKHCNNIYFFGQEKDSVVPIITFEMKFVSSFQLLCEALNYVWKDNKSLEWLILVKDDTLVIPENLRYMLAPLNHTEDHYLGHAVVLWGQPYNVANAGYVISLGVLRKLINMFDNSEKCIAGGKYWKQEDYYLAKHLASMGIYPSDTRDQYLRGTFHGYSLQSLLWGVVKTGSYWTRAVYPIQNECCSFRSVTFNVGESDKMHTLHYLLYNLHVLKEEGIFGTRKPPTIIPDEDVWKIALKEEFNITDLHNISTDAYYEIWHSKYSEPEQLMMKNHRQKVLDI, encoded by the exons ATGTATCGTAATTGTTTCAAATTAAGGTCCACGTTTTTTATGGGATTTGGAATTGGTTTCATTTGTACGTTATTTGTGTTTATTTCTCATGATCTATTTAGTATTATATCCACTTGTGAAAGCACTTTGCAAAGCTCTAGTATTGGAAGGAAAAGTACTCTCCTTAAGTGGCTCACTGATACATGGAACAGTGAAGAGATCATTATTCAAGCCtggaaaaatgaaacatttggaGGAAAACATACCTACAATATGTggttgaaaaataagaatgtaAGAATTAATAACATTGATATGGATTCCTACCTTTATGGACAcaaaaaacaggaaaaattgGAATCCGATTGGCTGAGCTCCAATGTTCAAATTACTTGTgttgtttttgtgaaaaaaatgaAGCTAGCAAACTCTATTTGGAACACATGGGgaaaacattgtaacaatatttatttttttggtCAAGAGAAAGATTCTGTGGTGCCTATAATaacttttgaaatgaaatttgtatccTCGTTTCAACTTCTGTGCGAAGCACTAAATTATGTTTGGAAAGACAACAAAAGTTTGGAGTGGCTTATCTTGGTGAAAGATGATACATTAGTTATTCCTGAGAATCTACGATACATGCTTGCTCCACTGAATCACACGGAAGATCATTATTTAGGTCATGCAGTTGTATTGTGGGGGCAACCATATAACGTTGCGAATGCAGGATATGTGATAAGTTTGGGAGTTCTCAGAAAACTAATTAACATGTTTGATAATTCTGAAAAGTGTATAGCTGGTGGTAAATATTGGAAACAAGAGGATTATTATCTTG cTAAACACTTAGCATCTATGGGAATTTATCCTTCTGATACAAGAGATCAATATTTACGGGGTACATTCCATGGGTATTCTTTACAGTCATTGTTATGGGGTGTTGTTAAAACTGGAAGTTATTGGACTCGTGCTGTGTATCCAATACAAAATGAGTGTTGCTCCTTTAGGTCTGTTACTTTTAATGTTGGAGAATCCGATAAAATGCATACACTGCATTATCTATTATATAACTTGCATGTCCTGAAGGAGGAAGGTATTTTTGGAACTAGAAAACCACCAACAATTATACCTGATGAAGAT GTATGGAAGATTGCattgaaagaagaatttaatattacagatTTGCATAATATTTCTACCGATGCTTATTACGAGATTTGGCATTCAAAATATTCCGAACCTGAGCAGCTAATGATGAAGAATCATCGGCAAAAAGTTTTAGATATATGA